From Haloglomus litoreum, the proteins below share one genomic window:
- a CDS encoding transposase, which produces MTTTDDRDHRDEILSSIEEQTEDLCHIHDHITRIITNLEIGDEWFNGYEEPGRAKFDLEPMVRLFLYKYARELNQSELARRLQGAAYVYLRLGFDRPISQQIISHNKRNRFAPEERKLLRDAAEVIRTVCSEHDVIRTNEPALNPEDVQHDRVSEAEIMDAVKRATDLGFSEFSADRASNAKYPLEAYFERQGYLNMSRAGTTTASRRFARLSERETVPHGSSHNRTMKKVAKPESQLTFDEFVTGKQEPEWKRIRDEVLEPFHAGVENILDELTDEYYAEAGFTEPVHAAIDITAWNFYASPFMSERTARKPDKTPIKVTIDGKEKLLDPEHPDLVSGLKDSDERGYKFATITIIAENTPIVLGVEPVRDQRKWEKEMGLDVERTSRADIVESLLEQASRHVDISKVFLDRGFSSLETRDVIDRREQLYVLGKPARAKVDKDHIDEIQEHEVYDSRIVHGSQTFDGREHNMTYVYTPSKKDGDKYAVFTINEHVDHHRAEALLGQYSQRMEIENEYKTIKKHFLPTSASKDYRIRFLYFVIGTLLYNVWRMANFILRDAVDVDLGEHPPILAGELIELVAFCLFEPPD; this is translated from the coding sequence GTGACGACTACCGACGACCGGGACCACCGTGATGAAATCCTGAGCTCTATCGAAGAGCAGACAGAGGACTTGTGCCACATCCACGACCACATCACTCGGATCATCACGAACCTCGAAATCGGTGACGAGTGGTTCAATGGGTACGAGGAACCCGGGCGTGCGAAGTTTGATCTGGAACCGATGGTGCGGTTGTTCCTCTACAAGTACGCGCGTGAGTTGAATCAGTCGGAACTCGCGCGTCGGTTGCAAGGTGCTGCGTACGTGTATCTGCGTCTCGGCTTCGACCGGCCGATTTCACAGCAGATCATCAGTCACAACAAGCGCAATCGGTTCGCCCCAGAAGAGCGGAAACTTCTACGAGACGCCGCTGAAGTCATTCGAACGGTTTGTAGCGAGCACGATGTGATCCGGACGAACGAACCAGCTCTTAATCCGGAAGATGTACAGCATGACCGGGTCAGTGAAGCGGAGATTATGGATGCGGTGAAGCGCGCGACTGACCTTGGATTCAGTGAGTTCAGCGCGGATCGTGCCAGTAACGCGAAGTACCCGCTGGAAGCGTACTTCGAGCGGCAAGGCTACCTGAACATGTCCCGCGCTGGGACTACAACCGCATCACGACGGTTCGCCCGACTCAGCGAGCGGGAGACCGTGCCGCACGGTTCCTCGCATAACCGTACGATGAAGAAGGTCGCTAAGCCGGAATCCCAGCTCACGTTCGACGAATTCGTGACAGGGAAGCAGGAGCCAGAGTGGAAGCGGATCCGTGACGAAGTGCTGGAGCCGTTCCACGCTGGCGTTGAGAACATCCTGGACGAGCTCACCGATGAGTACTACGCCGAGGCTGGGTTTACTGAGCCGGTTCACGCGGCGATTGACATCACCGCGTGGAATTTCTATGCCTCGCCGTTCATGTCCGAGAGGACGGCTCGCAAGCCCGACAAGACTCCCATCAAAGTGACCATCGATGGGAAAGAGAAGTTGTTGGACCCTGAGCACCCAGATTTGGTTTCCGGGCTCAAGGATAGCGATGAGCGAGGGTACAAGTTCGCCACTATCACGATCATCGCGGAGAACACGCCGATTGTACTTGGTGTGGAACCGGTACGCGATCAGCGGAAGTGGGAAAAAGAGATGGGATTGGATGTTGAGCGAACGTCTCGTGCTGACATCGTTGAGAGTTTGTTAGAGCAGGCGTCCCGGCACGTGGACATTAGCAAGGTGTTCCTTGACCGCGGGTTCAGTAGCCTCGAAACACGCGACGTTATCGACCGCCGCGAGCAGTTGTATGTGCTCGGGAAGCCAGCGCGCGCGAAGGTTGACAAGGACCACATTGACGAGATCCAGGAGCACGAGGTGTACGACAGTCGAATCGTGCATGGTTCCCAGACATTCGACGGTCGTGAACACAACATGACGTACGTGTACACGCCGTCAAAGAAGGATGGAGACAAGTACGCAGTGTTCACGATCAACGAGCACGTCGATCATCACCGCGCGGAAGCGCTGCTCGGCCAGTACAGTCAGCGGATGGAGATCGAGAACGAGTACAAGACCATCAAGAAGCACTTCCTACCGACGTCGGCGTCGAAGGATTACCGGATTCGGTTCCTGTACTTCGTGATTGGAACGTTACTGTACAACGTCTGGCGGATGGCGAACTTCATCCTACGGGACGCGGTGGATGTCGATCTCGGTGAACACCCGCCGATCCTTGCAGGTGAGTTGATTGAGCTGGTCGCGTTCTGCCTGTTCGAACCACCCGACTGA